The genome window GTCGAATCAAGTTTATCACATTAGAGAAACATCCAAAACGTGATTAAAAGTGTAGGATAAAACCTGTGTATGGCGGTTAATTACATTTGTTGAGATGGCAACTGACCAGTCTAGTTGTACTTAAGTGGTTTCATTAATTAGCTGTTCAGTCGTGTTAACAACAGTGACTGAAGTGTTcagatacacacaaacacaacacaagcGACGCAGCTAATGGCTGCAAACAACACCGACTCTGATGCTGTTTTCAGTACCAAACAAATACACTGTCAAGTGTAAAAGTTAAAACTGTATAAAAGCGGTGTAAATAATTTGGTTGTGTGTTAAATGGAAGCATAACTTACCTTTTTAAAGCAAAGTGACCTCCAACAGGAACGCGCAAGCTATATTGGACGTTCTTAGTTTCTACTTCCGGTGAACGGTAAACGTCACTGTACAATCGAAATAAATACGAAGAAGCTGATAAGCATATATttgtacaaatatatataacaattataaattgttattacaagaattttattttaaacatttcaggaaaaaaacaacaacaactaaatATCCAATGGTTTaagaaaacttttattttgaatttttattcaACCTCTTGTTCACATGTATGAATGGTCGAAAGGCGCATGCGCACTATCAGTTTCCAAATCAATGAACAGGGCAAAATCGTGACCATGGTAGTTTTGTCGAAATGACCGgtcttatttatatatatgttcaCTTTATAAACGTAGATGTCCTGTCCGTAAGCAGTagagtaaatacatttatacatattgATTTCAGACAGTCACCTTGTGACAGGAGACGAGCGCAACAACTCTAGCCGGTTGTTTTTCAGctcatatttactgtatttaagtGTATGAGAGGATGGGAGTCGTCCTGCGGAACCTGCAGAATGTGGTTCCTCTGAGGCGCGCCAGACTGCGCAAAGACGTGGAGATCCTCAGACACATATTCGGCGTGCAGAAGTTTGACCTGGGCATCATCTGTGTGGACAACCGCAAGATCCAGCGGCTCAACCACATCTACAGGAAGAGGAATCAGCCCACGGATGTGCTGTCCTTCCCCTTCTATGAGGTACAGCCAAAGACAGGCTTCATGCTGGGGCTGTACGCCTTCTTCATCGACTGCAGGAAGTACATGgccaaatatattttattatacattgaCAGGTGGCTAAAGCATGTCCATTTTAGGTGGCAGTTAACTAGACCATGtcaatggaagcttgtttctgccacggaataacaagactgattattaaaattaagtattattaagattaataaGATTATTACTATTAAGGTAATGGTGAGTTTATCTCTCACTTCTGGTGCGAATTTATCTCAaatttctgaggaaaaaagttaattgcgactttttatctcacaattctgacattttcccctcagaattgagTTTGTATCTtacaatttggactttataactcacaattaatttgtgaatttatctaaaaattctaAGGGGAAGAAAAGGTAATCGttacttttttcaaaattgactttttcttgcaattccgaTAAATTAAgaattgaaagtaaaaaaaaaatgttaatcaaaaaaggtgattgcgacttttttttctgagggaaaaagtcagaattgtgagatacacatgcaattcagattttttttttttttaatgtaattctgactttatttcttgaaattgtgagtttatatcttacaatgtggactttataacacaattctgagagaaaaaaaatcaattgtgAGATAATTGCGAGAAACTTTGCTATCTGACTTGTCCTCAGAATTGAGATTTAAACTTGgatttgcaagttataaagtagaTTTAAAAAGTTGATTGTGAGTTATCTCACACTTCAGGCTTTTCTCGcgattgcgaatttatatctcataattttcagaaaaaaaaggtaattgcaacttcagaattgcgagtttatatgttacaatttggactttataacaaTTGTGAATTTAACAATTCTGAGAGAAAAAGTAATTGCGACTCAATTTTGACATTCTTGCAATTTCGAGTTTTTTCTCACTAATCTGATTTTTcctaattctgatttttttttcttctcagaattgaaacaaataaattaagaatTACAAGtaaaaaagtcaataaaaaataaacaattaaaagaacaattctgactttttttttttttttttttaccagttgcGAGCTTATATAACAAtctggactttataactcacaattgtcaATTTCTCCTAATTCTGAGGGGGGAAaggtaattgcaagtttataccTTACAATTGAGGAAAAAGTAAATTGTGAGAAACTTTGCTATCCAACTTTTCCTCAAAATTGAGATTCAAACTTGGAATTGCAAGTTACAGTCAGAATTAATCGCAATTACCTTTcttattcattcattctgtgAAGGAAACGAGCTTCTCTACATGTCTGAgcagttaaaaataaaacggaAACAATGGCTGAAGTGTGTTTCATTGTCCCAGGATCTGAGGCCAGGCAAGATCCCATGTGTCCTGCAGAGAGACGAGTATAACCTAGGGGACATCTTCTTAGGTGTGGAGTACGTGATGCAGCAGTGTAAAGAGACATCCCAGGATCTTCATCAGACTCTTACAGTAAGACAGACTTACACTTACAGCCTGACACAGATCTCATGAAGGTTTGTTACATGTCTTTCTGTGGTGTTGTGCAGGTGGTCACAGCTCATGGAATCTGCCACTTACTTGGATACAGACATGAAAGCGAAGAGGACTGGAATGAGGTACGACACACTTTACCACAGTTACATCACATAAGAGCACTTGAATCTAGCCTGTCATGGCATATATCTCCAACACAGTGTTCGACAATATAATCACATTTCCCTGAAACTGGGTGTACTgatatttaataattcattttgtGATCTTCAGGAACTGTAGGTTCATCAATAAACAATTAATGAGGGGGGAAGAAATAAGATTGCAGTGTACATCCTGATTTAGTTTTATAGCATTTTAACAGATTAGAgttgtattattgtattaatttaaatcCTGGTTGCTGTGGCTGAAAGCACTGCTCTGAAGGACCTGCACAGATGATCGGGCACGTTCTCATTCATTAATGTGTCACTATACAGGGGACACCGGGCCAAAgtcaaactttctattcagagaTTATTCCTCAGAGTGAGTTTATATTTGAAAGTCAGTCTCAGTATACTCATTTGTACTACAATGAAGCCATtgagtacaggtgctggtcatataattagaatatcatcaaaaagttgatttatttcactaattccattcaaaaagtgaaacttgtatattatattcattcattacacacagactgatatatttcaaatgtttatttcttttaattttgatgattataactgacaactaaggaaaatcccaaattcagtatctcagaaaattagaatattgcttaagaccaatacaaagaaaggatttttagaaatcttggccaactgaaaagtatgaacatgaaaagtatgagcatgtacagcactcaatacttagttggggctccttttgcctgaattactgcagcaatgcggcgtggcatggagtcgatcagtctgtggcactgctcaggtgttataagagcccaggttgctctgccttcagctcttctgcattgttgggtctggcatatcgcatcttcctcttcacaataccctatagattttctatggggttaaggtcaggcgagtttgctggccaattaagaacagggataccatggtccttaaaccaggtactggtagctttggcactgtgtgcaggtgccaagtcctgttggaaaatgaaatctgcatctccataaagttggtcagcagcaggaagcatgaagtgctctaaaacttcctggtatacggctgcgttgaccttggacctcagaaaacacagtggaccaacaccagcagatgacatggcaccccaaaccattactgactgtggaaactttacactggacctcaagcaacgtggattgtgtgcctctcctctcttcctccagactctgggaccctgatttccaaaggaaatgcaaaatttattttcatcagagaacataactttggaccactcagcagcagtccagtcctttttgtctttagcccaggcgagacgcttctgacgctgtctgttgttcaagagtggcttgatacaaggaatgcgacagctgaaacccatgtcttgcatacgtctgcgtagtggttcttgaagcactgactccagctgcagtccactctttgtgaatctcccccacatttttgaatgggttttgtttcacaatcctctctaGGGTGCgcttatccctattgcttgtacacttttttctaccacatcttttccttcccttcgcctctgcctctctattaatgtgcttggacacagagctctgtgaacagccagcctcttttgcaatgaccttttgtgtcttgccctccttgtgcaaggtgtcaatggtcgtcttttggacaactgtcaagtcagcagtcttccccatgattgtgtagcctacagaactagactgagagaccatttaaaggcctttgcaggtgttttgagttaattagctgattagagtgtggcaccaggtgtcttcaatactgaaccttttcacaatattctaattttctgagatactgaatttgggatttcccttagttgtcagttataatcatcaaaattaaaagaaataaacatttgaaatatatcagtctgtgtgtaatgaatgaatataatatacaagtttcactttttgaatggaattagtgaaataaatcaactttttgatgatattctaattatatgaccagcacctgtagttcCATGTTTTTTACCAAGGGGGAAAAACATACAGCTCATTGAAACAACAGCTAGGTGTGTTGTTGCTATGCAAACCAACTGGTTAAAATGGGAATCtgccattaaagggatagttcatccaaaaatgaaaattatcccatgatttactcaccctcaagccatcctaggtgtatatgaccaccttctttcagacgaacacagagatatatttaaaaaaatacatatattctggctcttccaagctttataatgttagtGAATTGCGCTCATGATTTTAAAACcctaaaaaagtgcatccatccatcataaatataatccatacggctccaaggggttaataaaggccttctgaagcgaagcaatggttttttttaaagaaaaatatccatatttaaaatgttataaaagtataataacCAGCTTCCGGCAGATGTGTTGAatatggatgcatttttttggccTTCAAAATCACATGCCCCgtttcactaccattataaatcttggaagagccaggatatttttttttaactctgatTTTAACTCTGACAAAACATTACTGAAACAAATGATCACTGTTAAAAATTAGGACAAGAGTCATTATAATAAAGGAAGGTAGTTATAGTTTCGTTACCCAAAGAgcaattacaaaaatacattgtaattttagttaagAACAGAATTGAcacaaatattataatttaaggTTTTGGATGAAAACAGCATGTGTAATTGGACTTGAGCCGTTTTAGCTGCTGGGATGGTTTACATGCACCCTCAATGTGACTGAGATTTAGGCAAAATTGTGATTAAACTTTATCTCATGTAAACAACACTTCGATCAAATTGATGTGATTAATATCAATCTTAGCAACCATAATCGTAGTAATATGCAATTTTATTCCTAATAAACAGGCACATAAACACTTGAATTGCATCCATTTCACTGATCAAAGCACGCATGTGACGAACACGGATGACCGGTGTCCATCCTTTGGATGAGAagtaaaccgaggtcctgactctctgtggtcattaaaaatcccaggatgtccttcgaaaagagtaggggtgtaaccccgacatcctggccaaatttgcccattggcctctgtccatcatcatggcctcctaatcatccccatctATCTACTGTTTGGCTTcctcactctgtctcctctccaccaataagctggtgtgtggtgggcgttctggcacaatatggctgccgtcgcatcatccaggtggatgctgcacattggtggtggttgaggagattcccccttccttcctatgctatataaatgtaatgtattattattattattattattatgacgtTGTCATAAACATAGCAATAAAGATGGCATCAGATTTTTGGGGTGCTGAAGAAACTGTCGAGCGACATGAATATAATGCAGTATTTTGATGGTCGAAAACATcgaaataaagacattttagaCATCACCgagaggagagaaaaaaaacaaaaaaaacaacagtgatTGAGGACGGATTCCAAAGAACCGGTATTTCTTTTGTGCTGTGCATTGGGGTATGTGAATAATGGTAAAAATAACCACAATTCTTAGAgaataatcagaataatgaaaattgcatgtaacCGAGAGTGAAAAGGTTTGTtcgtgtcatgtaaacatctagGGTatgggtatgtttacatgacaacgacgTACTAAAAACacaagtttttcctttgagtttgtGTACAGACAGTTTTCAAAACGATCCCGTTCACAAGGATccatgaaaacgattaaaaacgctgtattctgctgtcaggccagtagatggcgatgtcactttgtaaagaaacactacacgcctatagactgaacacgtaatacacatgcacatgatgtcaccattttcacaaattcaagTTTTTTGTAGTTATGATAACTGTGTAACTGTCCGTGCCctttgaaatttcaaaattttgcatttttaggcCTACAAAACAACATTGTCGTGTAAACTAATGGCgaaaatgcattaaaacttttctatttttagcagtgttgtgtaaacgggCCCCCAAGTCCTTACTCTgatcattaaaaataatcactttattggtgcacatgtaaacgtagccaattagccattttttttgctcattcaGAAGGGTTTTCCCTGTTCTCCGACAGATGCAGGAGAAGGAGAGTTACATCCTCAGCGAGTTCAACAGGCTGACGGGCAGCCGCCTCGAGCCCCTCACAAAGAGATGCAGCACACAGGACACGTGACGGGCGCAAACTCCCGGACCATCCACGGGGAACAAGCACATTTGCTGCCAACATGCACTAATGAGAACGTACACTTCTtgaattaaaacaaagaaacaagctgggttttttttttctaaataatttttattttaaaatgtgtttaaggAAGTCAAAGACTGAATACTAAGCAATCAAGTAGAGCTTATAGCACTGTTTGAGAAACACAATCTCCAAACCAGCCCCTCTTCCATGAACCTACTCAGACGACCAGAACAGAAGACATGAATAAAGTGGTTACcgaaaacatgaaaacaagaaTGACAGTACAGCATAAATCAGACAGTGACTTACAAACAtcctaaaataaataacatcagCTGACTTCATATGAAGCTCAGTCACATTGGATGCTTTCTATATCCAGTAAAGGCGTATGAACGTTTCTTCTTTCTGAAGACACACATTCAACACGACGGCTGTGCAACTTCACAACATAAAGCTCTATACAGAAGGAAAACTAAACGCTTCACTAGGTCTGTAGGTGTTGGAGAGGCgatctttaaaaaaagacaagctACATCAATACCACTGAGCTTGTTagattaacatttataaaagaagaataaaacaacaaacagtcATCAGTAAAGCCTTGAATATATAAACCGCTTCTATTCCAAGTCTCTCTCATCGCTGTAGGTCATATAAAAGCCAACTGGCAAAAGCAAATATTGCACCACATTTTCAGCTGCATATCAAATGAGAAACAGACACCCCGTATTCAATAATCCACCCAAACATATACAAGAATAAAGTTTTGTATGCAATAGATCAGGAAGGAAATCTAAAATTTGCAGAGGGGAAAGAAGGGAAACAAAAGATTTCATAGAGAAACAAgctgatttcaaatatttaatgcataaaAGTTTACCAAAGGGACTTCTCATATTAAaggcaaacaaaagaaaaagaaaattaagggGCAACTTCTTTGATGTTGAAGTTGCACCTTTTGTGAAACTCAAAATGctttctatatttatatatttatttttctttgctgCTCCCCATAAACATTTCGCACCTATATGAGTTTCTAGAACATTTACCCATCTAACTGCAAGTCTACAGTAGTTCACAGGGAGAAATGGGAAAGAGAGAAGTGCCCTAAgaaggggtgtgtgtgtgtgtggacggTCTTCAGTAGCACTGATGAAGGATGTAGCTTTACCCTCGGCTCAGCTCAGCGATCGTAGGCAGAAGGATCCACGTTGTTGATGGGATGTTGAAGTGTGTTTACAGCGGCTGCAGCACTGTGCGTCCGGCCTCACAGTTCCCTCCTGCCTTCTCCAGCTCAGACAGCTCCTCAAACACGtctctgaacacaaacacacctcaTCAGACACAAACACCACCGTTCTCACAACACACTGGCTCTCTCACCAACAACTCATTTATCCGCACAGGAAAAAGAGCTGctcggatccaatatactgatgcacgtgtttatgttcacttaagacataactgactgtttacgAGAATATTTTGACgtgtgtatttgtccgttcaagtgcaaCAAGATGAGGAAGAGAACTCTGTTCAGTATTGTGCTCAGTATGAGAGGCAGTTTTCTGTGAGCGCGCTTTGAATATGtgtgcagcacagaaaacagtgcgcaggtcttcttgcgcttgaatggtttaaaaattacattaaaatgcacacatagGAACCAATGAGAGGAATCGAAATTAATTTTGTAACAAGTATCAGATTCCTGACCTTAAGTATTTGATTCCCAACCACTATTCACAACACAACAAACGTGTTCTTAACCTCGTCGTAATGTTAAGTTTTCGGCTGGCTCTGTGTGCCTCATATAAGCCAACTGCATTTTTACACAGAAACCTCACGGCTCGCTCTCTTTTCTCTCTATATCTGTCTTAAACATcactgttattttagtatcattgatagactattatattttgaattagacttttttatatttcctgctttcattttagttaaaatgtagtaaagttttagtaattttgtatttctttttattagtgTTGTTTattacttttagttttacattaAGTTAGTTTTTTAGTTATCTTAGtaattaaaaatgagaaatgtccCTGAAATAAGCTATTTcaggtaatgtttattttattaggtAATGAAATTGTTTTCTATGGTTTAGCTTGTtaacaatgtattaaatataatcttAACACATTTATGTGATAAGATTATGTGAttatcattgatatactattatagctTACCAAATAccaaaattacacatttaaatgttttttttcctgtgaaaaaccTGAAACTATTAtacgcggatctatgaatatgctaattagccccgcctccactcacacgagctcagagatccactcgctcatcttactgaggtaaacgctgcacaatggtatcgttctttacaacatcagacacataacggtaattaatatgattagccttttgcttgactgttatcaaacagctaataatatgttgctaatgttacacgactcccctgcttcagagtggtcatagttaatgataagCTAAAGCCTGCTGGCAcattgacatgattggttacaaggtagtttgtgacatcacaaacaccaACGATTTCAAATCGCCTtcaggagaaaatactcagcaatggtgttgactaaTGAATTTTGTCTTTAAggatattaaaaacaccacatagacatataaacaacattaaaaacttgattttcaccacagggagTCTTTAAAATTTAGTGTTcctttagtaattttgttgttttttaatttttatgtagttttagtttagttagcatttttttagtacttaaactaaacgaaaatCAAATGTCACTGAAGTTGCTGTTGCTGAAAtaaactagctgaaataaaataagtttattaatattttatttcggttgaggtttattttatttcaagtaatgaagttgttttatttatgattttatttctaataaatttAAATCAACACATTTATAAGGCCGCCAACAGTATGTGATTATTACATACATGTGGCTTCACTTAAATTTTCATAAATGTTAGTATGAAAGTTACTGACGAGTCTGTTCACGACAACATTTGTACGCAGATATGGCACAGATTTGTGCGTATGCACGGTTAGACAGGCTCAACTGAAGGTGTGCATCACTAAAGAAGAGACTGACTTGTGCATGTAGAAAAAGATGTATCCGCTCCGGTCACGATCCCTCTGAACGGTGGACTCCTGTGTGCGCGAGACGTCCAGATCGTTGTACGTGAGCCACGACTGTTTCTTCATGTCATACACATCACTTATGTAATGCCCTACAGGAGGAAACAGCAGCCAGTCAAACACATTGCACTTATTCTGCAGCGCAACAACGAGAACATGAAGGTAAAATCAGCCAATACCTGATGAAGAGCTGCTGCCGATGTGACTGACCACACTGATGAGTCTGAAAGAGTTGGGAAGCTCTCCAGTCTACAGAACAAACCATCACAGTCATTAAAACTACACCATGAAAACTGGCACTTCTTAAAGCACACCGAGGGTTTGAGACGCACCTCAGCGTTCTTCTTGAGCTCTTCAGCTTCAGCCTCACTGTACTCCATATCCAGACCATCTTCATTGCCAGAGTCGTCATCAGAGCACAGCAGCTCAGGCAGAGAGTTATTGAACTCTACAATGACAGAAACACACACGTtaacacacaaaacactcaCTCAAAGATCATGTGACTCGATCACGTCATACTGACCTTGCAGGCTAAGCTCGGTGGCTCTCTTCAGATCATCATCTTCTCGCATCTCTCTCGCCTCCTGCACAATTAACAGATAATATTCTCTCATTGTACAACAATCATTGTCACGATGTGTTAAGCTGTGCTGACATCACAGATGAGCAACACTGGAAAGATACAGCTGACAAGAAGATTGTGCTGAAAAACTACAACTAAATATGTCTGTGCCACTTAACCCACAAATCAAAATAGAGGAAAGCaaacacatttttcattaaagtgcccctattatgctttttcagatattcccTTTCTTgtagtgtctgtgaatgtaaaagatctgcaaagtttcaaagtgcagataaatggagGTTTTGTCTCTCTAAAGCAAgaattgattctgaactgctgaaacgagTTGTCAGTAATTTAGGTTCACTTCCTGCTGAACATACGTAGGTTtgaaacacatttgcataatgccagtctatgatcttcattggctgctggtgaactttgaccctcaaacactgtagttgtatctgagattATAGTTGTAAGCGgttaaccaatcacaacagactgggccatctgaccaatcagagcagatgaaaagagctgatgctgcaatgaTTATTATGaggaaattaaagtgtttttgatcttggatgcatgtaaacctgttgtaggagactccgaAACAAAATTAAcagcctttaaaatagcataattggGGCACTTTTTGCTTTAAGCTAAACGAAATTTTGATTCTTCATTAAATGATGTAATGCATAATTACCTCTAAAGTTCGGTTGTGATTCAGTTTACCAGCATATTCTACAAACATGCTGAAGACACAAATGTAATTGGAGGGAGAATTTAGACTTTAGTGAAATTCACAGGATCAAGAATTGTAAAATTCAAAGCACAATCCACAAcacaaacattatatatagaatGTTTTGATAGATGCATTTAAACCCACAGGTAGCACTCTCAGAtgaaaaggttctatattgAAACTTAAAAGGTTCCATCAGGCGCTTCATAGACAGAAACTTTCATCaagggatcattttatggatttagtttaataaattttaattcattgttaattctgattaaatattatgaacagctagtaaacatactttatctctagaaaaaaaaaaattaaacaacccGTTAAACAAGAAAGTATTATACAATCATTTAAatgggacctataatgccccttttttcaagatgtaatataaatctcaGATGtcccagaatgtgtgtgtgaagtttcagctcaaaataccccacagatcatttattataccatgctgtaaatgcccatttttgagtggaaggaaaaacatgctgttttcgtgcatgtgtctttaaatgcaaataagctgctgctctccaccCCTTTTCcagaagaaggcggagcctgTACAACTCATGCCTCGGATACTCTGCCAAtaactaacaaaacatctgtttggttttgattatcatctctatcgcggtcacgctcacgtgacattgcagttcttcttcaacatgaaagtttattatcatATGGTTTCCTGAGCGCACACATCTGAAGCACGCACATcccgtgagtattaaactaagttcCCTTTCATGtgttattgcacttaaactgtcaaatacatacaaggttatgtcaaaaacagttTACATAACCAgccggttatgtctgtgaatgtaaacagcagggaaagaaatcgcatgtgtatattagatctgtgtgttaaagtgaaagcagtgtaatatacagtacctactgctgtacatgctgttaatatgaatctaacaacaaaagaaaaactgctCTTGGTTGAAttactttagtagctttaatgaGAATACATTTCtcacttgaatgctgctgttaaatgttctggtgaggagataaacatggccgactgtgtacagctcactcaggggaggagctatgctaatagggcagattctGTCAGCAGTCATGGGTAGGGCTTCTGGAACCGTTCatttggagagactgtttatgatttatggggattatcaAAGAAGGAGTgggtgttttttgttgttttttttaaccattcaaggctggttgtttacacgcgtgttcaaacacattataaaagttaattttgcataataggtccactTTAAGACATTTTTCCTTACGCTGGTGGATCATAACCAGGTTGTAAGTACTGCTTCAAAATGCCAAAAGAGTAGGCAATTTAttgaaaactgcatttaaacTCAAACAGGCTGTTCATCAGCTGATCAAAAGTTTAAGACCACAGccttattaaaatgtgtaaaaatatgGCTTTCATGTCATTGTCCATTGTTTCTTCTTTTGGCATTTTGAAGCAGTACTTACAACTTGGTTATGACCCACCAGAGCGAAATATGAATACTTGTAATGTTTCCCCCAGTcttaagatatatatatataaaaacagggTTCTTTTCCCTGAGAGTAGTGTAGAGAGGTGTATCATGGGCCTTACGTGTTCCTGCAGGCTCTGTGCGAGGGCCTGCTGCAGCTCCTGCTCCTCTCGCTCCTGCTCTAGACTGTACTGCTGCACCCAGTCCAGCTCTCCCTGCACTCCTTCAGGAGTCTGGTTCTCCTTATTCTCATCCATGGTCAGATCTAGAGACTCCAGAGCATCTACacaaaccaaacaaacacaGCTCGTTTTCAAAACTGAGAATATACACAATACAGCATGTCATCATGAAGTCTACTGGCATTAAATCTAGTTAACATGCATTAGTTTAGAGTTGTGTACCTGCAGGCTGTTTCTCTCCATCCAGCAGGTCCAAATGATGAGTCAGGTCCTGTCCGTCAGCA of Ctenopharyngodon idella isolate HZGC_01 chromosome 9, HZGC01, whole genome shotgun sequence contains these proteins:
- the ybey gene encoding endoribonuclease YbeY isoform X1 — encoded protein: MGVVLRNLQNVVPLRRARLRKDVEILRHIFGVQKFDLGIICVDNRKIQRLNHIYRKRNQPTDVLSFPFYEDLRPGKIPCVLQRDEYNLGDIFLGVEYVMQQCKETSQDLHQTLTVVTAHGICHLLGYRHESEEDWNEMQEKESYILSEFNRLTGSRLEPLTKRCSTQDT
- the ybey gene encoding endoribonuclease YbeY isoform X2; translation: MGVVLRNLQNVVPLRRARLRKDVEILRHIFGVQKFDLGIICVDNRKIQRLNHIYRKRNQPTDVLSFPFYEDLRPGKIPCVLQRDEYNLGDIFLGVEYVMQQCKETSQDLHQTLTVVTAHGICHLLGYRHESEEDWNEFSLFSDRCRRRRVTSSASSTG